A portion of the Channa argus isolate prfri chromosome 19, Channa argus male v1.0, whole genome shotgun sequence genome contains these proteins:
- the LOC137104456 gene encoding B-type lectin plumieribetin-like: MSRNSLFRCQELRKGDYLVSNNGNFKAIFQGDGNFVIYTWKPVWASDTDKSDAIRLCMQDDCNLVMYNKDGTARWHTNTHQSDCTSCSLYLTDEGVLVVTKDREEIWNSTQNKGMK, encoded by the exons ATGAGCAGAAACTCCTTGTTCAGATGTCAAGAGCTCCGCAAGGGAGACTACCTGGTGTCCAACAACGGGAACTTCAAGGCTATCTTCCAG GGTGATGGGAACTTTGTCATCTACACCTGGAAGCCTGTCTGGGCTTCAGACACTGATAAATCAGATGCCATCCGCCTCTGCATGCAGGATGACTGCAACCTGGTCATGTACAACAAGGATGGCACTGCCAggtggcacacaaacacacaccaatcCGACTGTACCTCCTGCAGTCTTTATCTGACAGATGAGGGGGTTCTGGTAGTGACCAAGGATCGTGAAGAAATCTGGAACTCTACTCAGAACAAAGGCATGAAGTGA
- the LOC137104454 gene encoding B-type lectin plumieribetin-like, which yields MSRNSLFRCQELRKGDYLVSNNGNFKAIFQGDGNFVIYTWKPVWASDTDKSDAIRLCMQDDCNLVMYNKDGTARWHTNSHRPSSISCSLHLTDEGVLVVTKDREEIWNSTQNRGMK from the exons ATGAGCAGGAACTCCTTGTTCAGATGTCAAGAGCTCCGCAAGGGAGACTACCTGGTGTCCAACAACGGGAACTTCAAGGCTATCTTCCAG GGTGATGGGAACTTTGTCATCTACACCTGGAAGCCTGTCTGGGCTTCAGACACTGATAAATCAGATGCCATCCGCCTCTGCATGCAGGATGACTGCAACCTGGTCATGTACAACAAGGATGGCACTGCCAGGTGGCACACAAACTCACATAGACCCAGCTCTATCTCGTGCAGTCTTCATCTGACAGATGAGGGGGTTCTGGTGGTGACCAAGGATCGTGAAGAAATCTGGAACTCTACTCAGAACAGAGGCATGAAGTGA